A part of Paramisgurnus dabryanus chromosome 15, PD_genome_1.1, whole genome shotgun sequence genomic DNA contains:
- the evx2 gene encoding homeobox even-skipped homolog protein 2: MMERIRKEMILMERGLHSPVAGKRLSNLSDSAGNAVLEALENSQHAGRLSPRITSASLHGSLGDLPTKGKFEIDSLFGNHHGGDNTSSTEISSSEGKKKINMYPEVSPDSDMNSDVEVGCPSHRSPGSVSQQKENNSKGFSDSNSGISNTSSSSISNLNCNSMGNSSSSSSDQVRRYRTAFTREQIGRLEKEFYRENYVSRPRRCELAAALNLPETTIKVWFQNRRMKDKRQRLAMSWPHPADPSFYTYMMTHAAATGSLPYPFHSHMPLHYYPHVGVTAAAAAAAASGAASSPFATSIRPLDTFRALSHPYSRPELLCSFRHPGLYQSPAGLNSSAAASAAAAAAAAAAAVSAPSATGPCSCLSCHSSQAATALGSRGASSDFTCTATGQRSESGFLPYSAAVLSKTSVPSPDQREESALNR; encoded by the exons ATGATGGAGAGAATAAGAAAGGAAATGATTCTGATGGAAAGGGGACTACACAGTCCAGTGGCAGGCAAGAGACTCTCCAACCTTTCTGACTCGGCCGGGAACGCGGTGCTTGAGGCCCTGGAAAATTCTCAGCACGCGGGTCGACTCAGCCCGAGAATAACTTCCGCCTCTCTGCATGGCAGTCTCGGAGATCTTCCCACCAAAGGCAAGTTTGAGATCGACAGCCTATTTGGAAACCACCACGGGGGCGACAATACCTCCTCCACAGAAATCTCGTCCTCCGAAGGCAAgaagaaaataaatatgtatcCCGAAGTTTCTCCAGACTCCGACATGAACAGCGATGTGGAGGTGGGATGCCCGTCTCACCGTTCACCGGGTAGTGTCAGCCAACAGAAAGAAAACAACAGCAAAG GTTTTTCAGATAGTAATTCGGGAATCTCCAACACGAGTTCATCGTCTATCTCCAATCTTAACTGTAATTCCATGGGTAACTCCAGCAGCTCGAGCTCAGACCAGGTGAGAAGGTATCGGACTGCTTTTACCCGAGAACAAATTGGAAGATTGGAGAAAGAATTTTATAGGGAAAACTACGTCTCAAGACCCAGGAGGTGTGAACTGGCCGCAGCACTAAACCTACCCGAAACAACAATAAAG GTGTGGTTTCAAAACCGGCGAATGAAGGACAAGCGCCAGCGCCTGGCCATGTCCTGGCCACATCCTGCCGATCCTAGTTTCTACACCTAtatgatgacgcatgcagccgCCACCGGAAGTCTGCCTTACCCTTTCCATTCCCACATGCCACTACACTATTACCCCCATGTAGGTGTCACGGCAGCAGCTGCTGCGGCAGCCGCCTCAGGAGCCGCTTCTTCACCTTTTGCTACCTCTATTCGTCCCCTTGATACCTTCCGTGCTCTCTCTCATCCCTATTCGCGGCCAGAGCTGTTGTGCAGCTTCCGACATCCAGGACTATACCAGTCACCCGCAGGCCTAAACAGCTCGGCTGCGGCGTCAGCAGCGGCGGCCGCTGCAGCGGCGGCTGCGGCAGTCAGTGCGCCCTCGGCAACGGGCCCGTGCTCGTGTCTCAGCTGCCACAGCAGTCAGGCGGCCACCGCGCTGGGCTCCAGAGGTGCCAGCTCTGACTTCACATGTACGGCGACCGGACAGAGGTCCGAGAGCGGATTTTTGCCATACTCAGCAGCCGTATTGAGCAAAACGTCGGTGCCCTCACCAGACCAGAGAGAAGAAAGCGCACTCAATAGATAG